One genomic segment of Pseudomonas sp. RU47 includes these proteins:
- a CDS encoding isochorismatase family protein, with protein sequence MNTVNAANFDGQKPTIDASDAAMLLIDHQSGLFQIVKDMDVPQLRANAVALAKAATLLKMPVITTASVPQGPNGPLIPEIHEAAPHAQYVARKGEINAWDNPEFHAAVKATGKKTLVIAGTLTSVCLAFPSIAAVHEGYKVFAVVDASGNHSKLATDLTVARLAQAGVVPIDIMATLSELQGSWNRPDAEQWAAVYAQAMPHYQLLIESYLKAQQVANEHEVLDSQR encoded by the coding sequence GCCAGCGACGCGGCCATGTTGTTGATCGACCATCAGAGCGGTCTGTTCCAGATCGTCAAAGACATGGACGTGCCGCAACTGCGCGCCAACGCCGTAGCGCTGGCGAAAGCGGCGACCCTGCTGAAGATGCCGGTGATTACCACGGCATCGGTGCCGCAAGGGCCGAACGGGCCGTTGATCCCGGAAATTCACGAAGCCGCGCCGCATGCGCAATACGTAGCGCGCAAGGGCGAAATCAATGCCTGGGATAACCCGGAGTTTCACGCGGCAGTCAAAGCCACCGGCAAGAAAACCCTGGTGATCGCCGGGACCCTGACCAGCGTTTGCCTGGCGTTCCCGTCCATCGCCGCTGTGCATGAGGGCTACAAGGTGTTCGCCGTGGTCGACGCGTCCGGTAATCACTCGAAACTGGCCACTGATCTGACCGTTGCCCGTTTGGCCCAGGCCGGGGTGGTGCCGATCGACATCATGGCTACGCTTTCCGAGCTGCAGGGCTCGTGGAACCGTCCCGATGCCGAGCAGTGGGCGGCCGTCTACGCCCAGGCCATGCCGCATTATCAATTGCTGATCGAGAGCTACCTCAAGGCTCAGCAAGTCGCGAACGAACACGAAGTGCTGGATTCCCAGCGCTGA
- the ycaC gene encoding isochorismate family cysteine hydrolase YcaC, giving the protein MTTQYKRLDKNNAAVLLVDHQAGLLSLVRDIEPDKFKNNVLALADLAKYFKLPTILTTSFETGPNGPLVPELKALFPEAPYIARPGQINAWDNEDFVKAIKATGKKQLIIAGVVTEVCVAFPALSALEEGFDVFVVTDASGTFNELTRESAWNRMSSAGAQLMTWFGLACELHRDWRNDIEGLGTLFSNHIPDYRNLMTSYSTLTNGK; this is encoded by the coding sequence ATGACCACTCAATACAAACGTCTGGATAAAAACAACGCTGCGGTGCTGCTGGTCGACCATCAGGCCGGGCTGCTGTCGCTGGTGCGCGACATCGAGCCGGACAAGTTCAAGAACAACGTGCTGGCGCTGGCCGATCTGGCCAAGTACTTCAAGCTGCCGACGATCCTCACCACCAGTTTCGAAACCGGCCCCAACGGCCCGCTGGTGCCGGAGCTGAAAGCGCTGTTTCCGGAGGCGCCGTACATCGCCCGGCCAGGCCAGATCAACGCTTGGGACAACGAGGATTTCGTCAAGGCGATCAAGGCGACTGGCAAGAAACAACTGATCATTGCCGGTGTAGTGACGGAAGTTTGCGTGGCGTTCCCGGCGCTGTCGGCATTGGAAGAGGGCTTCGATGTGTTCGTGGTGACCGATGCCTCGGGCACGTTCAACGAACTGACCCGCGAATCGGCGTGGAACCGCATGTCCAGCGCCGGTGCGCAATTGATGACCTGGTTCGGTCTGGCCTGCGAGTTGCACCGCGACTGGCGCAACGACATCGAAGGGCTGGGCACGCTGTTCTCCAACCACATCCCGGACTACCGCAACCTGATGACCAGCTACAGCACCCTGACTAACGGTAAATAA
- a CDS encoding mechanosensitive ion channel family protein, giving the protein MLSLLTEHPLFCALILILLDLGLWRLISSHGSEWKLLVRVLIFTLFSVLLFNEGLNPMEPAPWADNVPLHLAATGLQIGWWLFGARTLTVLIGAVMMQRVGHTGRLLQDLLGAVIFLIAIIAALAYVLDLPVKGVLATSGALAIIVGLALQSTLSDVFSGIVLNTTKPYQLDDWISIDGTEGRVTDIDWRATRLQTSQGSMAVIPNSLAAKAKIINFSRPSNMFGVAVSVQVSPHARPSSVIDALERAMQGCRQLLDTPAPSVALKSSGSSGAEYEISGFVASMGEKRVVRNQLFDLAYRHLQASGVNLLSSDESTAPTNLSRPRALLDSSPIFSTLRQEEKDTFSQNMSLQTFRAGEVILAGGEVSDHLFIIESGVVSVTLKRHGTPFESGRMGPGEVIGEAGILSDSSLPADFSAKTFCVLYRIEKSYLKPCLDARHDINDAMQALLDYRLHKAQSLTEEAPVVAPKKGFLQWLRSRA; this is encoded by the coding sequence ATGCTGTCTCTGCTCACCGAACACCCGTTGTTCTGCGCGTTGATCCTGATCCTCCTCGATCTGGGCCTGTGGCGTCTGATCAGTTCCCATGGCAGTGAGTGGAAACTGCTGGTGCGGGTGCTGATTTTCACGCTGTTCAGCGTCCTGTTGTTCAACGAAGGCCTCAACCCGATGGAGCCCGCACCGTGGGCCGACAACGTGCCGCTGCATCTGGCGGCGACCGGGTTGCAGATTGGCTGGTGGCTGTTCGGTGCGCGCACCCTGACGGTGTTGATCGGCGCGGTAATGATGCAGCGGGTCGGCCACACCGGGCGGCTGCTGCAGGATTTGCTCGGCGCGGTGATTTTCCTTATCGCGATCATCGCGGCGCTGGCCTATGTGCTGGATCTGCCGGTCAAAGGCGTGCTGGCGACGTCCGGTGCGCTGGCGATCATCGTCGGTCTGGCTTTGCAGAGTACGTTGAGCGATGTGTTCTCCGGGATCGTCCTCAACACCACCAAGCCTTATCAACTGGATGACTGGATCTCGATCGACGGCACCGAAGGGCGGGTCACCGATATCGACTGGCGTGCCACGCGCCTGCAGACCAGCCAGGGCAGCATGGCGGTGATTCCCAACTCGCTGGCGGCCAAGGCCAAGATCATCAACTTCAGTCGGCCGAGCAATATGTTCGGCGTCGCGGTCAGCGTGCAGGTCAGCCCGCATGCCCGGCCCAGCTCGGTAATCGATGCGCTGGAGCGGGCCATGCAGGGCTGCCGTCAACTGCTCGACACGCCTGCACCGAGCGTCGCCCTGAAAAGCTCCGGCAGCAGTGGCGCGGAATACGAGATCAGCGGTTTCGTCGCTTCGATGGGTGAGAAGCGCGTGGTGCGCAATCAACTGTTTGACCTGGCGTATCGGCACTTGCAGGCGTCCGGGGTCAATCTGCTGTCGAGTGATGAAAGCACTGCGCCGACCAATTTGTCGCGACCACGGGCGCTGCTCGACAGTTCGCCGATCTTCTCGACCCTGCGCCAGGAAGAAAAAGACACCTTCAGTCAGAACATGAGCCTGCAAACCTTCCGTGCCGGCGAAGTCATTCTCGCGGGCGGCGAGGTCAGCGATCATCTGTTCATTATTGAGTCCGGTGTGGTGTCGGTGACTTTGAAGCGTCACGGCACGCCGTTCGAATCCGGGCGCATGGGGCCGGGCGAGGTCATCGGCGAGGCGGGGATTCTGTCCGATTCCTCGCTGCCGGCGGACTTTTCGGCGAAAACCTTTTGCGTGCTGTACCGCATTGAAAAGTCCTACCTGAAGCCGTGCCTCGACGCCCGTCACGACATCAACGACGCGATGCAAGCCTTGCTCGATTATCGCCTGCACAAGGCGCAATCGCTGACCGAGGAAGCGCCGGTGGTGGCGCCGAAGAAAGGCTTCCTGCAATGGCTGCGCAGCCGCGCCTGA
- a CDS encoding GNAT family N-acetyltransferase encodes MSTTLQGQRILLRPLQYSDAAALLHAAADGELWNLTVTVVPSASTVDSYLKKALDGRDAGTVMPFVIVLKDTGEVIGSTRFWKIDPLNRKLEIGSSWIAARWQKSFVNTEAKYLMLCHAFDVLDSVRVQFTTDENNQKSRNAILRLGAQQEGIVRHERIMPDGRKRNSVRFSIIDDEWPQVRLHLERKLAAHA; translated from the coding sequence ATGTCAACCACGCTGCAAGGTCAGCGCATCCTTTTGCGCCCGCTTCAGTATTCAGATGCTGCCGCCCTGCTCCACGCTGCCGCCGACGGCGAGTTGTGGAACCTCACCGTCACGGTCGTGCCGTCGGCCAGCACCGTCGACAGCTACCTGAAAAAAGCCCTCGATGGCCGTGACGCTGGCACGGTCATGCCGTTTGTCATTGTCTTAAAAGACACTGGCGAAGTGATCGGCTCAACGCGCTTCTGGAAGATCGACCCGCTCAATCGCAAGCTGGAAATCGGCAGCAGCTGGATTGCGGCACGCTGGCAGAAGTCCTTCGTTAACACCGAGGCCAAGTACCTGATGCTGTGTCACGCCTTCGACGTGCTCGATTCCGTGCGGGTGCAGTTCACCACCGACGAGAATAACCAGAAGTCACGCAATGCGATTCTGCGCCTTGGCGCACAGCAGGAAGGCATCGTCCGTCATGAGCGGATCATGCCGGACGGGCGCAAGCGCAATTCGGTACGGTTCAGCATCATCGACGACGAGTGGCCGCAGGTGCGTCTGCACCTGGAACGGAAACTCGCTGCCCACGCATAA
- the xth gene encoding exodeoxyribonuclease III has product MKNLRIATYNVNGLRARLPNLLDWLKREQPDIACLQELKSLDSAFPAAELESAGYGAIWQGQASWNGVAILARDAQPLESRRGLPGDPADKHSRYLEAAVHGVLVGCLYLPNGNPQPGPKFDYKLAWFERLISYAKDLQSSDHPVVLAGDYNVVPTDMDIYNTRSWLKDALLQPESRECYQRLLDQGWTDSLRHLYPEDRLYTFWDYFRQHWQTNSGLRIDHLLLNPALSPYLHEAGVDAWVRNEPHASDHAPTWIRIGSRKKR; this is encoded by the coding sequence ATGAAAAACCTGCGGATCGCCACCTACAACGTCAACGGCCTGCGCGCGCGGTTGCCGAATCTGCTGGATTGGCTCAAACGCGAGCAACCGGACATCGCCTGCCTGCAAGAACTCAAATCCCTCGACAGCGCATTTCCAGCGGCGGAACTGGAATCTGCGGGGTATGGCGCAATCTGGCAGGGCCAGGCCTCGTGGAACGGCGTGGCAATTCTCGCCCGCGATGCGCAGCCGCTAGAAAGTCGACGCGGCTTGCCGGGAGATCCCGCTGACAAGCACAGCCGTTATCTGGAAGCAGCGGTGCACGGCGTTCTGGTCGGGTGCCTGTACCTGCCCAACGGTAACCCGCAGCCCGGTCCGAAATTCGATTACAAACTGGCTTGGTTCGAGCGGCTGATCAGCTATGCGAAAGACCTGCAAAGCAGCGATCACCCGGTGGTGCTGGCCGGTGATTACAACGTCGTGCCCACTGATATGGACATCTACAACACCCGCTCCTGGCTCAAGGATGCGCTGCTGCAACCTGAGAGTCGCGAGTGTTATCAGCGCTTGCTCGATCAGGGCTGGACCGATTCGCTGCGGCATCTGTATCCCGAGGATCGCCTCTATACGTTCTGGGATTACTTCCGCCAGCACTGGCAAACCAACTCCGGACTGCGCATCGATCATCTGCTGCTCAACCCGGCGCTGAGTCCCTATTTGCACGAGGCCGGCGTAGACGCCTGGGTGCGCAACGAACCGCACGCCAGTGACCATGCGCCAACGTGGATTCGTATCGGTTCACGCAAGAAACGCTAG
- a CDS encoding arylamine N-acetyltransferase family protein — translation MSEPRLTNLKLYLQRLGFETPPAPTLETLRLLQLRHTGVFPFENLATITGAPVLIDLPSIEEKILVGGRGGYCYELNNLFFALLLELGFDVRAISGRVVMNQPEGSWTARTHRLSLVTIDDVRYITDVGFGGMVPTAPLLLDTEAEQPTPHEPYRIEKQADGYMLRANVAGEWRPMYLFDLQRQEDIDYTVGNWYVSTHPESPFSQRLMVARTGEGWRKTLNNGSFAVHRMGAESKRREVADVEDLLDLLEVEFGIRVARPEFLRPVLGHLIQPGQGSSA, via the coding sequence ATGAGTGAGCCACGCCTGACGAATCTGAAGCTGTACCTGCAACGCCTCGGTTTCGAAACGCCACCAGCACCGACACTCGAGACCTTGCGCCTTCTGCAATTGCGCCACACCGGCGTGTTTCCATTCGAGAACCTGGCGACGATTACCGGTGCTCCGGTGTTGATCGATCTGCCGTCCATCGAAGAAAAAATCCTCGTCGGTGGCCGTGGTGGTTACTGCTACGAACTCAACAACCTGTTCTTTGCCTTGTTGCTTGAACTGGGCTTCGACGTACGCGCTATCAGCGGGCGCGTGGTGATGAATCAGCCGGAAGGCAGCTGGACGGCGCGCACGCACCGCTTGAGTCTGGTGACCATCGACGATGTGCGCTACATCACCGATGTCGGTTTTGGTGGCATGGTGCCGACTGCACCGCTGCTGCTCGACACCGAAGCGGAGCAACCAACGCCACACGAACCTTATCGCATTGAAAAACAGGCCGACGGCTACATGCTGCGTGCCAACGTGGCGGGGGAATGGCGGCCGATGTACCTGTTCGATCTGCAACGCCAGGAAGACATCGATTACACCGTCGGCAATTGGTATGTCTCGACTCACCCTGAGTCACCGTTCAGCCAGCGTCTGATGGTGGCGCGCACCGGGGAGGGCTGGCGCAAGACGCTGAACAACGGCAGCTTCGCTGTGCATCGAATGGGCGCCGAAAGCAAGCGGCGTGAGGTCGCGGACGTCGAGGATCTACTCGATCTGCTTGAGGTTGAGTTCGGGATACGTGTCGCGCGCCCAGAGTTTTTAAGGCCGGTGCTCGGACACCTTATCCAGCCTGGTCAGGGATCCTCAGCGTAA
- a CDS encoding DUF4952 domain-containing protein — translation MKRLLLIRLIPALLLVIASSASASADFGCDDFLSKLADKPSFVEFKGCTQALDRMGQPFSASYEVSGANASKAEQYLEQHFGISPITRACCVWDSTQNGFRDPATGINYLISIGSEETEVRQRESWAKINRFTIQVDAYAEDP, via the coding sequence TTGAAACGGTTGCTACTTATCCGATTGATACCCGCGCTGTTGCTGGTCATTGCCAGCAGTGCCAGTGCCAGTGCCGACTTTGGCTGTGATGACTTTCTGTCGAAGCTCGCAGACAAGCCATCGTTTGTTGAATTCAAAGGCTGCACACAGGCGCTTGATCGCATGGGCCAGCCATTTTCCGCCAGCTATGAAGTATCCGGGGCCAATGCTTCGAAAGCCGAACAGTACCTTGAACAGCACTTCGGGATTTCGCCGATCACGCGCGCCTGTTGTGTCTGGGACTCGACCCAAAATGGATTCAGAGATCCAGCAACAGGCATCAACTACCTGATCAGCATTGGCTCAGAGGAAACAGAGGTCAGGCAACGGGAGTCGTGGGCGAAGATCAATCGCTTCACGATCCAGGTCGATGCTTACGCTGAGGATCCCTGA
- a CDS encoding PAAR domain-containing protein, whose amino-acid sequence MSGKPAARATDATTCPAHAAQKIVAGSPDVFFDGLPAARLGDPASCGSSISGNISATVFINGKNAATQGSLGSHGDVIVGGSGTVIIGQSGGGAAISPVPPINLGFDEQFTLLDADGEPVPDFAYKITTASGKVIRGVTNERGLTQRVSTRASEMLHLEPDDLA is encoded by the coding sequence ATGAGTGGAAAGCCCGCTGCACGCGCAACAGATGCCACGACATGCCCTGCCCATGCGGCACAGAAAATAGTTGCCGGCTCCCCCGACGTATTCTTCGATGGTTTGCCAGCCGCGCGCCTCGGCGACCCCGCCTCTTGCGGCAGCTCCATCAGCGGCAACATTTCCGCGACCGTTTTCATCAATGGTAAAAACGCCGCCACGCAAGGCAGCCTGGGCAGCCACGGCGACGTTATCGTCGGCGGTTCCGGCACCGTCATCATTGGCCAGAGCGGCGGTGGCGCAGCGATCAGCCCCGTTCCGCCGATCAACTTGGGTTTCGACGAACAGTTCACGTTGCTGGACGCCGATGGCGAGCCCGTACCCGACTTCGCTTACAAGATCACCACCGCGTCGGGCAAGGTAATCCGCGGTGTCACCAATGAGCGCGGACTGACTCAAAGAGTGTCGACCCGCGCGAGCGAAATGCTGCATCTGGAGCCTGACGACCTAGCCTGA
- a CDS encoding nucleobase:cation symporter-2 family protein — protein sequence MKTPHVSHQRPEDENLGVGANMAYGLQHVLTMYGGIVAVPLIIGQAAGLSPADIGLLIAASLFAGGLATLLQTLGLPFFGCQLPLVQGVSFSGVATMVAIVSSGGEGGFQSVLGAVIAASLIGLLITPVFSRITKFFPPLVTGIVITTIGLTLMPVAARWAMGGNSHAPDFGSMQNIGLAAVTLVLVLLLSKVGSSTISRLSILLAMVIGTVLAVFLGMADFSNVTTGPMFGFPTPFHFGMPTFHFAAILSMCIVVMVTLVETSADILAVGEIIGTKVDSKRLGNGLRADMLSSMFAPIFGSFTQSAFAQNVGLVAVTGIKSRYVVATGGIFLVILGLLPFMGRVIAAVPTSVLGGAGIVLFGTVAASGIRTLSKVDYRNNVNLIIVATSIGFGMIPIAAPNFYDHFPSWFATIFHSGISSSAIMAILLNLAFNHFTAGNSDQQSVFAAAEERTLRYRDLAALREGDYFSDGKLHDCDGKEVPVIEPDDHDHGQGAPKVQVKSSEHV from the coding sequence ATGAAAACGCCCCATGTTTCACACCAACGGCCCGAGGACGAAAATCTCGGGGTCGGCGCGAATATGGCTTACGGCCTGCAACATGTTCTGACCATGTACGGCGGTATCGTTGCGGTGCCACTGATCATCGGCCAGGCGGCCGGCCTGTCGCCGGCAGACATAGGTTTGTTGATTGCTGCTTCATTGTTTGCGGGGGGGCTGGCGACACTGCTGCAAACCCTGGGTCTACCGTTTTTTGGCTGTCAATTGCCGCTGGTGCAGGGCGTGTCGTTCTCCGGCGTGGCGACCATGGTCGCGATCGTCAGCAGTGGTGGGGAGGGCGGCTTTCAATCTGTGCTCGGCGCGGTGATAGCGGCGTCCTTGATAGGTCTGCTGATCACGCCGGTGTTCTCGCGAATCACCAAGTTCTTCCCGCCACTGGTTACCGGCATCGTGATCACCACCATCGGCTTGACGCTGATGCCAGTGGCCGCACGCTGGGCGATGGGCGGCAACAGCCATGCGCCGGACTTCGGCAGCATGCAAAACATCGGTCTGGCGGCGGTCACGCTGGTATTGGTGCTGCTGCTGAGCAAGGTCGGCAGCTCGACCATCTCGCGTCTGTCGATCCTGTTGGCCATGGTGATCGGCACGGTGCTGGCGGTGTTCCTCGGCATGGCAGACTTCTCCAACGTCACCACTGGCCCGATGTTCGGCTTCCCGACGCCGTTCCATTTCGGCATGCCGACCTTCCACTTCGCCGCGATCCTGTCGATGTGCATCGTGGTCATGGTGACGCTGGTAGAAACGTCGGCAGACATTCTGGCGGTCGGTGAAATCATTGGCACCAAGGTCGATTCCAAGCGTCTGGGCAACGGTCTGCGGGCGGACATGCTGTCGAGCATGTTTGCGCCGATCTTCGGCTCGTTCACCCAGAGTGCTTTCGCCCAGAACGTCGGGCTGGTGGCGGTCACCGGGATCAAGAGCCGTTACGTGGTGGCCACTGGCGGGATCTTCCTGGTGATCCTTGGCCTGCTGCCGTTCATGGGCCGCGTCATCGCGGCGGTGCCGACGTCGGTACTCGGCGGCGCCGGTATCGTGCTGTTCGGTACCGTGGCGGCCAGCGGCATCCGTACGCTGTCGAAAGTTGATTACCGCAACAACGTCAACCTGATCATCGTCGCTACTTCGATCGGTTTCGGCATGATCCCGATTGCTGCGCCGAACTTCTACGATCATTTCCCGAGCTGGTTCGCGACCATTTTCCACTCGGGCATCAGCTCGTCGGCGATCATGGCGATCCTGCTCAACCTGGCGTTCAACCACTTCACCGCCGGTAACTCGGATCAACAGTCGGTATTTGCCGCAGCGGAAGAGCGCACCCTGCGTTATCGCGATCTGGCGGCGCTGCGTGAAGGTGATTACTTCAGCGACGGCAAGCTGCATGACTGCGACGGCAAGGAAGTGCCGGTGATCGAGCCGGATGATCACGATCATGGGCAGGGTGCGCCGAAGGTGCAGGTGAAGAGTAGCGAGCACGTCTGA